The DNA segment CCTGGTGGAGAGGGTCAACCTCATCAAGAAGCACATGCGCCCGAGCAGGCAGGTCCAGCAGGGGGGCATCATCGACAAGGAGGCCCCGCTCAGGATATCCAACGTGATGCTGGTCTGCCCCAAGTGCGACAAGCCCACCCGCATCGGCAACAGGGTCCTGGAGGACGGGCGGAAGCTCAGGCTGTGCAAGAAATGCCAGGAGGTCATCGATCAGTAGCATGGTACCGAGGCTGAAGGAAAGATACCGCGGCGAGGTCGTCCCCGCCCTGATGAAGGAGTTCTCCTTCCGCAACGTCATGCAGGTGCCGCGGCTCGAGAAGGTGGTGCTGAACGTGGGGCTCGGCGAGGCCATACAGAACATCAAGCTCCTGGACGGCATCCAGCGCGAGCTGACGGTCGTCTCCGGGCAGAAGGCCGTCATCACCCGGGCCAAGAAGGCCATCGCGGGCTTCAAGTTGAGGAAGGGGATGCCCATCGGCTGCATGGTGACCCTCCGGGGCGACAGGATGTACGAGTTCATGGACAAGTTCATCAGCCTGGCCCTCCCCCGCATCAGGGACTTCCGGGGCATCCCGGCCAAGAGCTTCGACGGGCACGGAAACTACGCCCTGGGGGTCAGGGAGCAGTACATCTTCCCCGAGGTCGACTACGACAAGGTGGAGATAGTCCACGGGCTGGATGTTATAATATGCACTTCCGCCCGGACGGACGAGGAAGGCAGGGCGCTCCTGGCAGGCCTGGGGATGCCCTTCGCCGGCAAATAGGGGGGCAGAGAGAGCGAAACGTGGCGAAGAAAAGCATGATAGAGAAGACCAAGAGGCCCCCGAAGTTCAGGGTCCGGGTGTACAACCGGTGCCGCGTGTGCGGCAGGCCGCGGGCGTACATGCGGAAGTTCGGCGTCTGCCGGATATGTTTCAGGAACATGGCCCTGGAAGGACAGGTTCCCGGCGTCACCAAGTCAAGCTGGTAGAGGGCCGGGGACCGGAGGCGGGTGCCTCCCGAAGGGGGACTCGTGACATATGGGCCTCGTGAGAAGGGGGCGCCTCACGGCAAAGGGGCTTCATGATATATCGCCGGGGGCATGGTACGGTCGCGGCAATGTCCGGAGTGCCGGGAGCATAAAGGATTTTCAGGTTTCACCGTGAAGAGGAAAACTAAAGGGTCGGTATCACGGAAGGGTGGAGGAAATGCTTACAGATCCCATAGCTGACATGCTCACCAGGATTCGCAACGCCGTCCGCATCAAGGCGGACAAGGTGGACATGCCCGCCTCGAGGATGAAGCTCGAGATTGCCAAAATCCTGAAGGACGAGGGCTACATCAGGGCCTACAAGATTCTGAAGTACAAGAACCAGGGGATTCTCCGCCTCAACCTCAAGTACGTGGATGACGAAAGCCTCATCACGAACCTCCAGAAGGTGAGCAAGCCCGGACGGAGGCTCTACGTGGGGAGCAAGGACATCCCCCGCGTCATGGGCGGCGTGGGCATCGCGGTGCTTTCCACCTCCAAGGGCGTCATGAGCGACGGCACCTGCCGCCGGGAGAACGTGGGGGGCGAAGTCCTCTGTTATGTCTGGTAAAAGGAGTGTCGGGCAATGTCCAGGATAGGTAAGAACCCGGTGAACATCCCCCAGGGCGTGAGCGTGGCCGCGGAGGGTCGCCTCCTGACCGTCACGGGTCCGAAGGGAGAGCTCTCCTGGGAGCACCCCGCGGGCGTGAGCGTGCGGGTCCAGGACGGCAGGGCCCTGGTGGAGCGCTCCACGGACGCCCCGCGCGAGCGGGCCTTCCACGGGCTGGTCCGGGCCATCTTGCAGAACATGGTCACCGGCGTTTCGGACGGGTTTACACGGGTGCTCGAGGTGGTGGGCGTGGGCTATCGTGCCCAGGTGCAGGGGGAGACGCTTCAGCTCTCCCTGGGGTACGCCCGCCCCATGGAGTTTCGGCTCCCCCCGGGCGTATCGGCCGAGGTGGACAAGAAGCAGACCACCATCACCTTGAGCGGCATCGACAATCAGGTCCTCGGGCAGGCGGCGGCCGACATCAGGGCCCTGAGGCCCCCCGACCCGTACAAGGGCAAGGGCGTGCGGCGCCGGGGCGAGCGCGTGAGGCTCAAGCCCGGCAAGGCCGCCAAGTAGAAGGAGCGGGAGAACGTGGCCAGAGCAAGCAGAAACCTCAAGAGGCAGAGCCGGCACCGGAGAATCCGCAAGACCGTCAGCGGGACGGCCGGCCGGCCCCGCATGTGCGTGTTCCGGAGCCTCAACCACATGTACGTGCAGCTCATCGACGATGCGCAGGGGCGCACCCTGGCGCAGGCCTCCACCCTGGAGAAGGGCTTCGACGGCCCCGGCCCCGGGGGCAACGTGGCGGCCGCCCGGAAGGCCGGGGAGCTCATCGGCAGGCGCGCCCGGGAGAAAGGCATCACGAAGGTGGTCTTCGACCGCGCGGGCTATCTTTACCACGGAAGGGTCAAGGCCCTGGCCGAGGGGGCCCGGGAGACGGGCCTGGAGTTTTAGGACAAGGAGGGATGGTGGAGAAAATAGACCCCGAAGGTCTGACGCTGAAAGATAAAGTGGTCTTCATAAACCGCGTGGCCAAGGTCGTCAAGGGCGGGCGGAGGTTCTCCTTCAGCGCCCTGGTCGTGGTGGGCGACGGCGGGGGCATCGTGGGCATGGGCAAGGGGAAGGCCAACGAGGTCCCCGAGGCCATCAGGAAGGCCGTGGAGCACGCCAAGAAGTCCCTCGTCCGGTTCCCCCTCAAGGAGGGCACCATCCCCCACAGGATTATCGGGCGGTACGGCTCCAGCGAGGTGGTCATGAACCCCGGCCCCAAGGGGACGGGCATCATCGCCGGGGGTGCCGTGCGGGCGCTTTTCGAGGTCAGCGGCATCCAGGACGTCGTGGCCAAGTCCGTGGGCGCGCAGAACCCGTTTAACGCCATCCGCGCCACCATGGACGGCCTGGTGAGCCTCAAGGACCCCGAGGCGGTGCTCAGGCTGCGCGGACGGGGCGAGGAGGGCGAGGCCGCCACGGAGCAGGCCGCCGGGT comes from the Nitrospirota bacterium genome and includes:
- the rplX gene encoding 50S ribosomal protein L24 produces the protein MGRTIKAEDTVQVMTGKETGKRGRVLAVLPRKGAVLVERVNLIKKHMRPSRQVQQGGIIDKEAPLRISNVMLVCPKCDKPTRIGNRVLEDGRKLRLCKKCQEVIDQ
- the rplE gene encoding 50S ribosomal protein L5; the protein is MVPRLKERYRGEVVPALMKEFSFRNVMQVPRLEKVVLNVGLGEAIQNIKLLDGIQRELTVVSGQKAVITRAKKAIAGFKLRKGMPIGCMVTLRGDRMYEFMDKFISLALPRIRDFRGIPAKSFDGHGNYALGVREQYIFPEVDYDKVEIVHGLDVIICTSARTDEEGRALLAGLGMPFAGK
- a CDS encoding type Z 30S ribosomal protein S14, which translates into the protein MAKKSMIEKTKRPPKFRVRVYNRCRVCGRPRAYMRKFGVCRICFRNMALEGQVPGVTKSSW
- the rpsH gene encoding 30S ribosomal protein S8; the protein is MLTDPIADMLTRIRNAVRIKADKVDMPASRMKLEIAKILKDEGYIRAYKILKYKNQGILRLNLKYVDDESLITNLQKVSKPGRRLYVGSKDIPRVMGGVGIAVLSTSKGVMSDGTCRRENVGGEVLCYVW
- the rplF gene encoding 50S ribosomal protein L6; amino-acid sequence: MSRIGKNPVNIPQGVSVAAEGRLLTVTGPKGELSWEHPAGVSVRVQDGRALVERSTDAPRERAFHGLVRAILQNMVTGVSDGFTRVLEVVGVGYRAQVQGETLQLSLGYARPMEFRLPPGVSAEVDKKQTTITLSGIDNQVLGQAAADIRALRPPDPYKGKGVRRRGERVRLKPGKAAK
- the rplR gene encoding 50S ribosomal protein L18; translated protein: MARASRNLKRQSRHRRIRKTVSGTAGRPRMCVFRSLNHMYVQLIDDAQGRTLAQASTLEKGFDGPGPGGNVAAARKAGELIGRRAREKGITKVVFDRAGYLYHGRVKALAEGARETGLEF
- the rpsE gene encoding 30S ribosomal protein S5; translation: MVEKIDPEGLTLKDKVVFINRVAKVVKGGRRFSFSALVVVGDGGGIVGMGKGKANEVPEAIRKAVEHAKKSLVRFPLKEGTIPHRIIGRYGSSEVVMNPGPKGTGIIAGGAVRALFEVSGIQDVVAKSVGAQNPFNAIRATMDGLVSLKDPEAVLRLRGRGEEGEAATEQAAG